Part of the Companilactobacillus zhachilii genome is shown below.
TTTTGTTAGAGCAACCTGACAAAATTAGAATAAAAGCAAGTAAGCTTAGAATGATTCCTAAAAATTTATGTTTCTCGATAGTCATTAAATCTCTCCTTAATGATAATTAATACTATTTAACTCTAAACTAACGTACTTCAAAAGTAAATGGTAAATTTTATCATTTGAGAATGCTGCTAACTGGGGTCATCTCTAGGAGTGATAATTTAAGTAACTATGAGGACTACATGGAACCTAGGTCACATGGTTCGACTTTGAGTCTTGTCTTAGACACTAAAGTTTTAGAACAGTATCTAAAGGGGAAGGCTTTCAAAATAAATGTTAATATGGTGTGCTAGCTTTTCAAAACGTAAAGATAGTAATTACCGTATATTTCAAATTTATATAAAAAACAACAAATAAACTAGCCGGAAGGAGCAAGAAAATTAGGACGCTGTGAAGGTGGCGTTAGCACTTTAGTGCTTACACCACGGGACGAACTTTGAAACTCGCGTACTTTGCGAGGTTCAAAGTCGAGGCCTGAGACCTTGGCTCAGGCCGGTCCCCACAGCGACCTAATTTTCTCGCTCCTGGAGGCGGAATCTCAAAGCATATCAAAAAAACTAGCTAATTTTTATCCTGGTAAATCCAGATAAAATAGCTAGTTTTTTTGATTTAATCGATATTCTTTTTTAATTCCAAAATGTTTTGTTTAATATCATCACGAACATCGCGGTATGCTTGGGTGATTTCGGCTTGAGATCCGGTAGCTAGGGTTGGGTCGCTAATAGGCCAATCTAGCCAACGAGTGTTTTTAGGCAGAGCACTTTTGTCACGTGCTTCACCGCTCAGTGTTACCACAAGATTTGCCTGTTTAAGAAGAAGGTCATCAATCTTTTTGGATTTTTGTTGAGAAATATCAACGTTATCTTCAGCCATAACTTTGACTGCTTGAGGATTGATATCTTCTGCCCGGACTCCGGCACTTTGAACATTCCAATCGGGTAAGAACTTTTTGGCGTATCCTTCAGCTATTTGTCCACGACAAGAATTTCCACTACATAGAAAATATAAATTATTTGTCATTTTTAATACCTAGTTTGATTTGACATTCAGGACAGAGTCCATAAACTTCCATGTGATTACCGGAAATCATGTATCCGGAGATCTCTGCTGTCTTATTCTCGAGATTCTTTTCAGTATCGCTGAAGCCAGGATACGTAACGTCTACAATCCGTCCGCAATTAGTACAAATAGCGTGATAGTGGGGTGAACCGAAGTAATCGTAGTGGGTACTGCCATCACCATTTTGTAATTCCACGACTAAATGATGGTCAACAAAAGTGTTCAGAGTATTATAAATCGTAGATGAGCCTATGTTTGGTAATTCTTTACCAAGTCCATCACGGATTGTTTCCACAGTTGGATGATTATGATGGCTGACTAAATAAGCCAGAATAATGTGCCGCTGGGGAGTAACTCGTAGCTTATGATCCTTTAGAACTTGTAGTGTTTCTTCCATTACAGCATTACTAGCCATGAGCAATCTTCCTTTCTAACTAAGAATCATTACAAGTTGATTATATTACTTAAACTTAGACAATTCCAAATAATCTAACTATTTTTCATAAAAAACGGTTAATTGTTTACTTTTAATAACTAGTGAAGTATTATGAATTCGTTAGCAAGTGAGAACCATTCCAATGTAACTTACAATTAAGGAGTGAAGCAAAATGCCTAAGGAAAAGAAGAAACAAAGTTTAGCAGAAAAAATTAATGTTATGCGTGCTAGTGTTATGGGCGCCAATGATGGAATTGTATCAGTTGCCGGAATTGTTGTTGGTGTCGCTAGTGCTCAAAGTAACAATCGAGCTATTTTCTTAGCTGGTATTGCAGGTATGTTAGCTGGAACTATCTCTATGGCAATGGGTGAATGGGTTTCTGTAAGTACTCAACGTGATACCGAAAAGCGTGCTTTGGAAAAAGAATCTACCGCGCTTGATGGTCATTATGAAGAGGAATTTAATTTCATTCGTGATAAATATCAAGCCACAGGAATTTCGAATGAATTAGCTACCCAGGCGACATCAGAAATGTTGAGTGAAGATCCAATCGACGTGGCAGTTCGTGAAAGATATGGTTTTAATCCCAAAGAAAAAACAAGCGCGATTGCGGCTGCCATGGCTTCGATGATTTCTTTTCCAACAGGATCAATTTTGCCACTTGTCTCAATTACAATGTTTCCTCAAGATATTAAAATGATAGCGACGGTGATTGCAGTTATTATTGCGTTATCAATTACTGGTTATATTGCTGCAGCTTTGGGTGGAGCTAATCGCTTGAAGGCAGTAATTAGAAATGTGGTATCAGGATTATTAACTATGTTCGTAACTTATGCGATCGGTTCGCTGTTTGCACATTAGGGAGTGAAGAGAAATGAAATCTATGACAATGTCTAAACCAAAGAAACAAAAGAAAACAATGGCAGAACGCTCCAATACTTTACGTGCTGGTGTTTTGGGATCAAATGATGGAATTTTAACAGTTGTCGGGGTACTATTCTCAGTCGCTGTTGCTACGACAAATCAATTTACGATTTTTATCGCGGGTCTTTCGGACCTCTTAGCATGTGCTTTTTCAATGGCTTCAGGGGAATATGCCTCAGTTAGCTCCCAAAAAGATACTGAACGAGCTGCAATTGAAAAAGAACGTGAGTTGATAAAAACTGATTTTCCAGCCGAACTAGCAGTTGTAGCTGACTACTATGTTGAACGTGGCGTTACACAAGAAACGGCCGATAAAATTGCTGCAGAATTGATGAAAAAAGATGCTCTAGGAACTGTTGTTAAAGTGAAATATGATTTGCAACTTGGACATTATATGAGCCCTTGGGATGCAGCTTTTTCTTCACTAGTTTCCGCAGCATCAGGTGGTATTTTTCCATTAGTTGCGATGACCTTTTTGCCAGCTTCAATTCAATGGCCTGGCACTATCTTAGCCGTGACCTTATCAGTTGCTTTGACAGGTTTCTTGAGCGCTAAGTTGGGTGATGGTTTAGTCAAAACAGCGATGATTAGAAATATTATTGTCGGTTTGATTACGATGGCAATTCACTATTCAGTTGGTTTGATGCTTTAAAGAATTAAATTATGCCGCCTCCAGGAGCAATGAAATTAGGTCGCTATGGGGACCGACGAAAGCCAAGGTCTTTCGTCTCGATTTTGAACTTCGCAAAGTACGCGAATTTCAAAAGTCGTCCCGTGGTGTAAGCACTAAAGTGCTTACACCACCTGCATAGCGACCTAATTTCATTGCTCCTTCCGGCTAGTTTATTCGTTGTGCTAGTTCAATTATTAGAGTGTCAGAATCTTCAACACTTATCTATGTAAATCAAAAAGGCCAAGCTACTCATTTTTTTGAGTAACTTGGCCTTTTCTGTTTTGAACGGTTTATTCTTAATGGATTATAGTTTTTACATAAACTTTTCTAGTGCCATACGGAACTTTTCTTCTGGTTGGTAGCCGACCATGCGTCCAACAACATTACCATCTTTCTTAATGATAAATGTTGGGATACCTTGGATACCAAAGTTATTTGGTGTGTCAGGGTTGTTGTCAACGTTCATTGATGTGAACTTAATCTTGTCGCCTAACTCGTCATTTGAAGATAACTTCTCCAAAATAGGGTTCATCATTTTACATGGAGGACACCAGTCAGCGTTAAAATCGGTGATAACTAGTCCCTTACTTGTTTCGTCATTGAATGTCTTATCTGATAATTCTGTAATATTAGCCATCATTCAAATCTCCTTCTCATTACTATGCCAATAATATACCCCCTGGGGTAAAATAAATCAACCAATTTGTTTTGCTTCTGGGGAAGGACGCATTCGGATACGATAAAATGGTCTGCTGTGGGACTGGTCTGAGTCAAAGTCTCAGTTCTCGGTTTTGAACTTCGCATAAACCACGAATTTCAAAATGCGTTCTGTGGAGTAAGAGCTAAAGCTCTAACTCCACTATCACTGCTGACCATTTTATCGTATCCGAATTAAGGTATAAGTTATACTTTAATAGGGAATATAGTTTACTCGAAAATTTACTGATGATTAAAAAAATAAAGCAATTATTTGCTACCCCGTACCCGCATGGGTATAATTATGTAAACAAATTAATTTGGGAGGTCGGAGTATGTCTCAAACACCTGAAGAGTCCGCCGCAGCTAGAAAAAAGATTACTAGTCGTTTGAAACGATCAAGAGGACAACTTGATGCTGTTTTAAGAATGATGGACGAGAATAAGCCTTGTGATGATGTTTTGATGCAGTTGTCAGCTGTTAAATCTAGTGTCGATAAGGCTATGAAATTAGTTATTGCACAAAATATTCGTCAAAATACTGATTGTAAAGATGCACAACAATTGGAAGATTTACAAAAATCATTGGATTTGATGTTAAAAACTAAATAATCACTAATACGTGCGGTGGTGGTTAAATATGCCGCCTCCAAGAACAAGAAAATTAGGTCGCTATGGGGACCGATTCGAGCCAAGGTCTCGAATCTCGACTTTGAACCTCGCAAAGTACGCGAGTTTCAAAGCTCGTCCCGTGGTGTAAGCACTAAAGTGCTAACGCCACCTTCACAGCGACCTAATTTTCTTGCCCTTTCCGGCTAGTTTATTGTTTGGTTTGGAATCAATAGTAAATAAATTTTAGGTATTATTTTGATATGAACGACTAGAACGATAGGATATGGAGTATATTCTGAATCTTTTGACTTCAAAAATGATTTCAAATCCATAGTCAAAAAATCAACTAACGCCACGAGTTCACAAATATGTTTATATTTGATAACTTCATTTATTCTGTAGGATAAACAATATATAGTGTACAAAACTCAGAATAAGATAGTAGTCGGAAGAGGCGAACAAGGTTAATTGGCTGTGAAAGTGGTGTTAGGACGACCGCTTTTTGTCGTTCTTACAGTACCGGGCGCGTTTAAGACTTGCTGAACTTGCAAGGCTTAAACCGAGCTTCGAAACCTTGGTTCGAAGCGTTCCGCATAGCCAATTAACCTTGTTCGACTCTGGAGACGGAATATATAAACCTCCAAGACTTTGAAAAAAGTTTCACTTAGTTTACCAATTGTACCCAAACTCACCGAGAAAGGTGTTATATTTGACGATAGTAAACAAGTTCAAATATATGCAAAAGGGATGATGGTGAATGTCTAGTTTACCGAGAACACTTAAATATATTAGTTGGTTTGAAGGTGAAATCATTACGATTGATTTCGGCAGATCGGTTGATTTTGATCCTAAGGCGCACGCTGAATTAGCTCAAATTGGTCGTTGGATTGCTTCTGATGATCAAACAAAGTACTACTTAGCTTATAAGGTAGGAAAGATTTATCCGGATAAGATTATTAACCGGGTTTTGGGTGATTTGAATTTGAATGGATATGAATTGATTCACAGTGCTGCTAGTTATGCATAATGAAATTATAAAAAAGAACTAGATATTTTGTCTGGATATATCATTCAGATAAAAAATATCTAGTTCTTTTTTAACGCTATGACTAGGTTTGAGAAGGGAGCAAGTTTCAATTGCAATTTTTCATTACTGAAATGTAACGAAACGTTGATTCCAAATATTTTCAAAAAATGAAATTGTATTTTCGGCAATCATGTAATCGTTGTCGAAGGTGGTTGTCATATCATGTTCCATAAATATTTTATAGCCAAGACCGTGGGCCATCACAATGGTGGCGTTACAACAGTATTCAGTTTGAGCACCACAGAGTTCGATTGAACGGACGCTATTTTGCATTAAAACTTTATTTAAATTAGTTTGATAGAAGGCATTGGGATGGAATTTCTCCACCACGATGTCTTCTTTTTGCTTATCCAACTTACCAGATAATTGCCAGAGGTCACTGCCACGGACAACATCTTGATCATTGTGTTGTATGAAGATAATTGGTTTATTAGATTGGCGATATTGTGAGATTCGATCGTTAATATTATGAACGAGTCCATTGAAGTTATAGCTATACTG
Proteins encoded:
- a CDS encoding arsenate reductase (thioredoxin), whose product is MTNNLYFLCSGNSCRGQIAEGYAKKFLPDWNVQSAGVRAEDINPQAVKVMAEDNVDISQQKSKKIDDLLLKQANLVVTLSGEARDKSALPKNTRWLDWPISDPTLATGSQAEITQAYRDVRDDIKQNILELKKNID
- a CDS encoding Fur family transcriptional regulator, encoding MASNAVMEETLQVLKDHKLRVTPQRHIILAYLVSHHNHPTVETIRDGLGKELPNIGSSTIYNTLNTFVDHHLVVELQNGDGSTHYDYFGSPHYHAICTNCGRIVDVTYPGFSDTEKNLENKTAEISGYMISGNHMEVYGLCPECQIKLGIKNDK
- a CDS encoding VIT1/CCC1 transporter family protein; the protein is MPKEKKKQSLAEKINVMRASVMGANDGIVSVAGIVVGVASAQSNNRAIFLAGIAGMLAGTISMAMGEWVSVSTQRDTEKRALEKESTALDGHYEEEFNFIRDKYQATGISNELATQATSEMLSEDPIDVAVRERYGFNPKEKTSAIAAAMASMISFPTGSILPLVSITMFPQDIKMIATVIAVIIALSITGYIAAALGGANRLKAVIRNVVSGLLTMFVTYAIGSLFAH
- a CDS encoding VIT1/CCC1 transporter family protein; its protein translation is MKSMTMSKPKKQKKTMAERSNTLRAGVLGSNDGILTVVGVLFSVAVATTNQFTIFIAGLSDLLACAFSMASGEYASVSSQKDTERAAIEKERELIKTDFPAELAVVADYYVERGVTQETADKIAAELMKKDALGTVVKVKYDLQLGHYMSPWDAAFSSLVSAASGGIFPLVAMTFLPASIQWPGTILAVTLSVALTGFLSAKLGDGLVKTAMIRNIIVGLITMAIHYSVGLML
- a CDS encoding thioredoxin family protein, whose product is MMANITELSDKTFNDETSKGLVITDFNADWCPPCKMMNPILEKLSSNDELGDKIKFTSMNVDNNPDTPNNFGIQGIPTFIIKKDGNVVGRMVGYQPEEKFRMALEKFM
- a CDS encoding metal-sensing transcriptional repressor translates to MSQTPEESAAARKKITSRLKRSRGQLDAVLRMMDENKPCDDVLMQLSAVKSSVDKAMKLVIAQNIRQNTDCKDAQQLEDLQKSLDLMLKTK
- a CDS encoding cysteine hydrolase family protein; the encoded protein is MPELADALIIVDMQKALQYSYNFNGLVHNINDRISQYRQSNKPIIFIQHNDQDVVRGSDLWQLSGKLDKQKEDIVVEKFHPNAFYQTNLNKVLMQNSVRSIELCGAQTEYCCNATIVMAHGLGYKIFMEHDMTTTFDNDYMIAENTISFFENIWNQRFVTFQ